GTAGCAGTCCAGATCCCCTTTAATTTCCCATGTTCCCCCGCGTACTCAAGCCCCGCCCCCAgtctcccggccccgccccgagGTTTGAGGGGTGTGGATGGTTTGTGACCCCCTCACCCGGTTCTACCCCTCGCGGGTTGGGAGAAGTGGGTTTGGGCGGCCGGAACTGGGCAGCCTTTCGGCTTGGGTGGACCCACGGACCCCTCTCCAGCGCCGCGGGAATAGGACCGCCCAAACGCGGAGGCTTCGCGTAAGAAAAGGCCGGATCGGGGACCCCTCCTCACCGCGCCGTCAGGGTCGCCCACAGGTTGAGGAGAGAGCAAAGGCCTCTGAGGAGGGAGACCTGGGGTCGTGCCCGGCCCCCCCCTCGAAAGTTCCCTGTGGATGTGCCATTCGTTTTTGCCTCTGTTCGCcgcattttccttttctgtaaatcgGGGTTAATGACATTAACCTTCTTACCATCAGGGGTTAGTGGTGGGAGTGATAAATAATTGCTACTATTTGTTTACTAAACAATCGATGATTTCCCATCATCTTCAAAACAGCCgtatgaggtaggtgctatttttaaccccattttactgatgagaaagctgaggctctgagaaaatTGTTTGGGTTACAGAGCTAGTTAAGAGGCAAGACGGGGATTATAAttacttttggtttttttgtttattttgttttctgacttAAGGGCCCATGTACTAAATAAGGATGTGAAAACTATTCAGATGTTGATACGTCCCACAAATATTCTTTGAGCAGCTACTGTGGGATTATGCTGGCCACTGTGGTACATAGAGAAATACATGTGCTCCTTATCTTCCGGGAGTCTAGTAAAGAGATGGGCTGGTagataaatataatgaaattttatAGGTGCTCTGCGAACCATCTAGTGATGGTAATCATCAAGCTGGATTTGCCCAGGGACAGCTGTGAAAGCAGCAGATTCTCCAAGGGAAAGAGTAGGTCCTCCAGGGAGCAAGCAGAGATCCTTCCTGCCTTTCTAAGAAACTGCCGAGCGAGCACACAGCACAAGAAGGGAGATTGCGATATGGATCGTGAGAGCCATTTTGGAATCTTGTCGGAATCAGTTCCATGCAGGTAGTGGTTTTGCAGTTGTGAGCCTCCAGTGACCCAGGAGGCTGGTGGTTCTGGTGTCTGTCCTGCTTTGCTGCCGGAAGAATTTCAGAGGAGGCGGACCGAGTGTCTGCTTCATAGTGTCTGCTGATGACGCCTGTAGCGTTGTCCCTTTGGGGTGGTCTGACTTTGCTTTTGATAAAGTAATTTTCTTTGGCTCTTGACATCTGGACCTAGATCCATGACCATGAATGAGATTGGGTTCAAGTGACACAATCTGGCAAGAGTGGCTGCACTATGTCTCCAAAGGGGCCCCAGATAAAATATTCTAGGCTTTTTTGGTTTCTCTGCAGCCACCTTAGAGGCGTCTCAGAGGGGCATAGTTGCTTTACCAAGAGATAGGAATTCTAGAGAAACTCAGGGCTCAAAGAAGCAAACGTTTTCCCCACCTACCAAAACAGCAGCAAATAGTAGCAGCAGCAACAAAGCTGTAAGGTTTTCCTGATGATCCATGCTTAGTGAGGGGTTGGAATGTGAGAGAGGAAGGGCGTGGAATCTGAAAGCCTGTGTTTCACGATAGAGGCAAAGGGTGAGTCTTTAGCTGTAGATTGGGGGGTTCAGAGTTAGGAAGGTTTGTGCCTCTACAGGACACTGAACTCCATTTTCTTTCAGGGCTGGGTCACTTAGAGCCTAAACAAACAGGAAACCTGGTTGCAACCCCTCCTGCTCTGCTGATGCTCTCCCCCTTTGTTCCTGCAGTGTGGACCCAGTCAGCAGCCAGGCCATGGAACTCTCTGATGTCACCCTTATTGAGGGTGTGGGTAATGAGGTGACTGTGGTGGCAGGTGTGGTGGTGCTGATTCTAGCCTTGGTCCTAGCTTGGCTCTCTACCTACGtagcagacagcagtagcaaccAGCTCCTGGGCACTATTGTGTCATCTGGCGACAcatccatcctccacctggggcACGTGGACCATCTGGTGGCAGGCCAAGGCACCCCAGAGCCAACCGAACTCCCCCATCCATCAGAGGGTAATGATGAGAAGGCTGAAGAGGCTGGCGAAGGTGGGGGAGACGCCACAGGGGAACCTGGAGCTGGGGGTGGTGTTGAGCCCAGCCTTGAGCATCTGCTTGACATCCAAGGCCTGCCCAAAAGACACGCGGGCCCGGGGAGCAGTGGTCCAGAGGCGCCCCTGAGATCTGAGGATAGCACCTGCCTACCTCCCAGCCCCAGTCTCATCAACGTGCGGCTCAAATTTCTCAATGACACCGAGGAGCTGGCTGTGGCCAGGCCAGAGGATACTGTGggtgctctgaagaggtaagtgGGCTGGGAAGTGGGAGGCTGCTTGTACCCCACTCCCCCAGCCCTTGGTCTCCTCGGAGGAGGCTGGTATAGACATGGGCGCAGCAGGGAAGCATCAGGTGCAGCCCCTACGGGGCGGGAAAGGGAATACTTCCTTAGAAACCCACCCTGCAGTCTCCCCCCAGTGCCTTGCTTTGTTGGTCCAGGCCTTCCGGCCTTCTCACTCCTTGCCCCGTCTTTGCTTCTGTCTCCCTCATCGTTACAGTAAATACTTCCCTGGACAGGAGGGCCAGATGAAACTGATCTACCAGGGCCGCCTGCTGCAGGACCCAGCCCGCACACTGCGTTCCCTGAACATTACCGACAACTGTGTGATTCACTGTCACCGCTCACCCCCTGGGTCAGCTGTTCCAGGCCCCTCGGCCTCCCTGGCCCCCTCCTCGGCCACTGAGCCACCCAGCCTCGGCGTCAGTGTGGGCAGCCTCATGGTGCCTGTGTTTGTGGTGCTGCTGGGTGTGGTCTGGTACTTCCGTATCAATTACCGTCAGTTCTTCACAGCACCTGCCACTGTCTCCCTGGTGGGGGTCACTGTCTTCTTCAGCTTCCTAGTATTTGGGATGTATGGACGATAAGGACCatagggagaaaaatgaaaggcaTGGTCTTCCTCCTTTATGGCCTCCCCCCTTTCCTGGCCAGAGCTGGGCCCAAGCgcctgggaagggagggtggaaaggatgTGGCAGGTCCTCCTCCGTaggacccaggaggcaggcaCGGGGCCTCCCCTTCACGTCCACAAGGGTACAGAAGTCCCATCTGTGCAAGCACAACTCAGGTAGAAATGAGAATGTCATCTTCCTTCACTTTTAAGGTCCTGAAGTTCAGAGCTGAGCTGGTGGCCCAGCTCAATGGGGAGCCTGGGCTCTGAGGATTCTCTCCCAGCTGTGGCCCTAGCTCTTTCCATCATCCTGCATGTCTACTCAGCCCCCAGGGCTGCCTGGCAGGGCAGCTCAGCATGGCCCCAGCATAATTCTGTAGGGAGCCTGGAGAGTCTTTCGGTTCCTTAGTGGAATAACCATCTTTTGAGACTAAAAGTCACACAGGCAGGAGTGCAGTTTGTGTCAGCTTTCCCTGTAGGCACCTGGCCACCTCtaccttctctccccaccctgtAGCGGGAGTAGGGTGTTCTCTGTGTTCTGGACAGtttccagtgttctttttttcaaagcactttgcttatattcttttttttctttttaatagtccTTTATAGAGCTCAGTCAGGAAGGGGATCGGGGCACAACGCCaagcccccagcattgggagagGCCGGGCCACAGCTGCTGCCAGGCCTAAGGCTGTAAGCAGGAGGCAGCTCTGGCCATCAGCCAGTGTCCTACCCTGCCCAGCTCCAAGGAGGAGCTCTGGGTACAGAGCCCTGGGCCCCAGGCCCTTGCCGCTGGGGCTCTTGGATGGAGAGTCACTATCTGTGACTGAATAAAGTTCCATTTTGTGGCCGTGGAGTCTCCTGTGACATTAAGAGAATGCTGTTGCTCTGCCCCCAGTGACATGGGAATGAGGGTGGGTAGGCCAGGCTACCAACAGGAGATGCAGTTTATTTACACCAGCAgccatgggggcggggggaataCACAGCGTTTACGAAGTTAGCTACCTGTACAAGATGGattacatatgcaaaaataaaaatctcaagacCACAGGACAGCGTgagccccacccccctcccccaatgacCCCAGCATGCGGTAATGCCAGGCGGGTGGCCCCTGGGCATGCGGGGGGGAGTGatgcatggaaggaaaagccacCGGCCATGGAAATTAGTACagaacccccccacacacactcagacacatgATAGAATACAGGGTGGACGACACCTAGCCGGGGTGGGAAGGATGGGAATTGAAACCCACACAGCCTGCTGTTagagggaagggagtggggagctCCTAGCCCCTGTTCAACTACATGGTAGGGGGGGCACACTCTCCCCGGAAGGAAAGGGGTTTGCTCCCTCAGGGTCCCTGCTGGACCAAGCCCATCTCTTACCCAGCCTGGGCAGGGGGCTCTGCCCTGAGGGCGGGCCAGGGAACAATGGGGAAGTGGACGTGGACGAACCAGTTCCCAAACTACTTCCCACTTCTCCCTCCTCCAACcagaagggggaaagggagaggccAGAGGGGAAAGGGTGAATTAGGGCCTGAGCTGCAGCTGCCTCTCAGAAGGGAGAGTGGCCCGCGGCCTTCCTCCCTTCACCTTCAACCTACTCCCAAGTCTTCATTTGGGAGCAGGCTGGAGGCCGGCTGAGATCCTCCTTTCCCTCTGGCTTCCCCTTAGAGGGGAGAAGGCTGTGGAGGGGTGAGAACAGAGGAGCCCAGGCCCCAGGATTTAGTCTAACTCCTGCCAAAAGtagtttggctttttaaaaaataatcaattctTGGGTTAAAAACCAATTTGTAACTAGGCGTCAACCACAATCAGAGCCACCCCAGGGGGTAGATTGGGGTTCCAGACAGGGTACTACAGCCCTATCTCTGTTGTTCCCTTAACCCTCTAGGGTCCCTAACCCAAGTCAGTCCAACCAGTCCTGGGTACTAGCTACCCAAATGTGGGATGGCTCCtcctgggaggagggcaggggacaCGTCCAGCAAGTGCCAGAGAACATGGCTCAGGGTCAACTCCATCCCTGTGTCAGTCAGCTCTGCTCCCAGCCCAGACTGCAGTCCTCCAGCTCAGCTCCTGGGAGCGATGGTGCCCGCATGGAGGTGGGGCGATACATCTCTTCAGGATGTAGACCAGGCAGGTGGGCACACAGGCACCACAGGCCCACAGAGGGGCACTGTCTAGGCATGGCACCCCTTCCCCTCCGCTGACAGCCCAGAGTACAGAGACCACCCTCTCTTCCCGCCCCACTCCTAGCAAAGCGGGGAGAGGTAAAAGATCAGGATTTTCCTCAGAGCCCCAAACCACAAGTAcagaataaataacttaaaagcGGCTAAGGAAGGGGAAACGGGGCAGGCTTCGGAGGCAGGAGCATTGAGAGAGGAACTGGAGCTGGTCAAGGTGAAAGGGGGTGTGGCAAGCAGCAGTTGGGAACTGGGGCTGCCCTGGTAGGGCaatggggcagggcaggcaggaggaACATGGGGCCACCCCAGGAGGGTGAGGCTGGGCCCCATCCTGGGGCAGGGAATGAggtaagaaaacatttcaaataaagcAGCACCGTTCCCTCTCACCTTGGGGCCCCACTCCTCGCCAGCCCTGGGtcagggaggagaggtgggggggggggggagtcattTTGATACTCAGCTCCCTCTTCCTACCCTCCCCCTGCCCGTTCCTTGAAGCTGTAGAGGCTGGAGGCCCTTTCCTGGCACCCAACAACAAAAGGACAGCTCCTGCTGCCAAGGAGGCCCATGGGGACTGAGGGGAAAGGGCTGCCCCTGTGAGGGGCAGGGAAGGCGATGGCAGTTCTGGACGCCTACCTCAGCAGACAGCTTGCCGTGCCTGCCTGCCCCCGGGATGGGGGCGTTCGATAGGATTCTGCACACAGACAGGAcacgcccagccctgcccctcagcTCCAAGCACCGGACCCATTCACATTGCTGAGGGCAGCTGGGAGAGGCCCCCTCCAGGCTCAGCTTCCAACCCATGGCCTCCCGGGTAGCCACGATGCTCCTCGGCAGGGCTTAGTCcagttcctggggtgggggtggggggcggcagtGCCCTGGCACAGTGCCCAGGTCAGGCCCCTGGCCTAGCTGGACATCCAGTAACTCACAGAATAAATAGGAAAACCGCCTCCCCACCAAACTTATGTCCAAGGCATAATATGTCCAGGTCTGAGTCCTGCACACCGAGGGCTCGTGCTCCACTGCAGAAGACCCtgacaccccccaggggtgcaTAATTGGATCCTCTGCCTGCCTGGCCCACCAAGCTTCCCAAGCCCAAACCCCCAGCAGCCGTCCATTCGCCAGGCTATGCCAcctgggtgggggttgggagagaGGGCTCTGCTCAGCCAAAGGCTATCCCTTGTACCCAAGTCAGTTGATGTCATCATAGATGCTGGGCGTTGGGGGTGCCGGAGGCTTTGGCTTTTTCTTCTTGTTGGAGCCCAGGCCAGAGGCAGTCCCTACCAGGCTCAgatgggatttctttttcttggttttccGTGACTCGGAGCTGTTGGTACCTGAAGAGAAAGAGGCACGAGGGTTGAGGGAGGGGTTGTGGCAGGGGAATGCGAGGTGCCCCTCCGCCTCCTTTGCTTCGGGCAGAAAGCCCCTTCGGGTCCAGCTGTATCACCTACCTAGACCCCATCCCTGATTCTCACTCGTCTTGGAGGAGCCTGAATCAGAGGGTGAGAGATCAGAGGAGCCGTCCCACTGAAGCCGGCTGATCAGGGCCTGGCTGTCAGTCACGTCAAAGCTGTCATTATCCAGGGAACTCTCGACCTCTGGAAGGACACTGGAAAGGGGCGAGGCCAGAGAGGGCTTCAGGAACACCAATCATCCTCCTCACCTTCCACAACCCACCACCCTTCCTGGAGGGTCACTCACGCTGAGGGGCCGAGGAAGTAAATCCGCACGGCTCGCCGCTGCTCGTCTGTGTGCTGGGGACAGCGCAGGGACCTGGTGGGGAGAGAAATATCAGACCCTGACGAGGCAGGAAGGGTCTGAGGAACACAGGTGGAGCCCCTCCCCTCAGCAGAGGCAGGAGTGATGGACACAGACAGGGAGGGATGAATGGAGAGCCCCCGGACTGTGGCCTAAGGCCTGACCGttagaggaggggagggggaagggtgggagtCCCGCTGCTCAAGTCCAGGGGTACTCCCGACCTGTGCCCAGCGTGAGTGTGCAGGAGGGCCCCCGGCCCCTTCCTAGGTTCTGAGCTCACCTTGTGCACATCTTCTTGGTGTGTTCAGAAATCACCCCACATTGCTGGAAGAGGAATATAAGCtgaaaggagggatggagggaagcctACTCTAGACACTAGACGTTCTCTTCTGCACAAATGCTACACTGCACAAGCACAAATGGCCCCAGGGTGTCCATGGCGGACGGCCCCAGACCACCATCGGCCAGGAAACCTAATGCCAGAGAGAGACCTAGATGCCCTCACTGCTATGTCACCAGCCTCTTCCCGGGCCTCCACCACGGCCTGTGGCTCAGCCTGTTCCCGAGGGCCTCCCCTTCCCTGGTCCCTCACCGTGGTGAGCAGGCTACGCAGCTCCTCCGGCCCCAGGGTCTCGTAGCTGATCCCAGTTGAGTTGTTATACTGGGCAAGAACCAGAGGTACAGGTTAGAGAAGGGGCAGCCAAAGAAgggcgggagggggtgggggtggagaaccAGTTCCTCTCGTCCCTTCCTAGGTGAGAAGGCCTGAAGACTGCCCAGCAGTTTCCCAACAATTCCTTCCATCCCACCTGTGCAGGGGCAAGGGGTTGGGACCCAGAAAGAACACAAACATGCAAGACCTAAACACCCCACCTAGTGCTTCTGGCTGTCAGCACTCTCATCCCCGCTTGTCCAATCCCACCCAACTCACAAGGAAAATGAGAGGGAACCTACGAGGGGCAGCCCCTACTCACCTTAAAAGGATCCGAATTGCTAAGTTcccctgaagaagaaaaaagaaggggaagggTGTTTGATGCAGAGGTACAGACAGAGAACCCTGAAAATAACCAGAGAGGAAGTGGGGGTGATAGAAGGATCACAGGCCCTCCCTCAATacccctgcctgcccccacctccGCCCTCCAGCAACGAGTCCCAGAGACACAGCTAGAATCACTCCCGTTGTTCCAGCCCCACTTaccatttttgtgttttaaagacTTGGATCTTCGAGGGGAATTGGGGTTCTGGAATGGGAGATACCATAGCTTTGGGGAAAGGGTAACGATAAGGGGCAGCCGAGAAcccagggaaggaaaaaagatttgACAAAGAAATATCCTCAAATTCCTATTCTTCCCGACCAGTAAGAGGCCCATCTACCCGTAtttcctcctcccaccttcccccaaGGCCTCTGCTGCCCTCCTGCCCACCAGACACCCTCATCCCAGAACCCAGAGAGGCACCCAATGACCTCAGGCTTGAGTCAAGACACCCGAGGACACCCTGCCCAAAGGGGAGGGGATCTGTCCTTCGCCCAAATCTCCCTCATGCTTGCCCCGGCTCTCACCTTGTCTGATTTTCTCTTCTTGGCTGTGTAGGACAAAAGGATAAAGGGCAGGGTCACTTTAAGTTTTCAGTCTAAGGGCACCTAAAGAAAAGTACAAAGCTACACTCTCCTCCCTCATTCAGGATGACAACCTGTGACCGTTACATACCCAACTCCTGCTTGCCCGCCTCACCCCAATGGCCCCCAAATTCCCCAGATCCCCAGACACCTTTCTTCTCTGAGCCATAGGACCAGTCGTTGTCATTGATGTCATCGTTATCCTCTTGGTCACTCTCAGACTTGTTCATGTTGTTGCTGTTGGCAATCCTGCCAGGGGTAGGGAAGAGGAAGGGCCACGGAAGGCTgtcacctctccctgcccctgacTTCACAGGTATAGTGGAGCATCTGGGGCCAAGCACGACCCACCCTCTGTGCCTACAAATGCCCCCAGGGGACGACACCGTGAGATGGGCTGCAAAAGAGGAGCTGCTCAGGTTCTAGCGGGGGGAGAAGCCCTCACCGGCGGTTGGCGATTCGGCTGCTGTTCCGACCCATTCCCAGGCACTTCTCCAGGTGGGGAGCAAAACGGGAGGCGGCAATGCTGCGGCTGCAGTTGGGGCAAACACACTCCTTGCTCTTCCACTGGTTGAAAACCTGTCCAAAGATGTCCAACCCCGGCTGGTCCACGATCTCTGGGGACAGGAGAGGCGTGGCGATCAGGACGGGAAGGGGACCCTCacctctccttcccacccacgGCCCCGTGGCCTCTTTGGCAGGAGCCCCTGCCTAAGCTCACAGGAACTCCAGGCTCTACATCTGGTGTGGCTGCCAGAGAAGGACCTTCCAAGCACTCTCAGGGCAGGGCTAGACTGCTCTCCTTCAGCTCTGAAGCTCACCAAAATCCTTCATGCTATCAGGGTCCGTGTCGTCCAGGAAGAAGTAGCCACACTTGACAGCCCGGTGCACCTCA
The DNA window shown above is from Hippopotamus amphibius kiboko isolate mHipAmp2 chromosome 17, mHipAmp2.hap2, whole genome shotgun sequence and carries:
- the TMUB2 gene encoding transmembrane and ubiquitin-like domain-containing protein 2 isoform X2 gives rise to the protein MFPRVLKPRPQSPGPAPRFEGCGWFVTPSPGSTPRGLGEVGLGGRNWAAFRLGWTHGPLSSAAGIGPPKRGGFAVDPVSSQAMELSDVTLIEGVGNEVTVVAGVVVLILALVLAWLSTYVADSSSNQLLGTIVSSGDTSILHLGHVDHLVAGQGTPEPTELPHPSEGLPKRHAGPGSSGPEAPLRSEDSTCLPPSPSLINVRLKFLNDTEELAVARPEDTVGALKSKYFPGQEGQMKLIYQGRLLQDPARTLRSLNITDNCVIHCHRSPPGSAVPGPSASLAPSSATEPPSLGVSVGSLMVPVFVVLLGVVWYFRINYRQFFTAPATVSLVGVTVFFSFLVFGMYGR
- the TMUB2 gene encoding transmembrane and ubiquitin-like domain-containing protein 2 isoform X4, with amino-acid sequence MFPRVLKPRPQSPGPAPRFEGCGWFVTPSPGSTPRGLGEVGLGGRNWAAFRLGWTHGPLSSAAGIGPPKRGGFAVDPVSSQAMELSDVTLIEGVGNEVTVVAGVVVLILALVLAWLSTYVADSSSNQLLGTIVSSGDTSILHLGHVDHLVAGQGTPEPTELPHPSEGNDEKAEEAGEGGGDATGEPGAGGGVEPSLEHLLDIQGLPKRHAGPGSSGPEAPLRSEDSTCLPPSPSLINVRLKFLNDTEELAVARPEDTVGALKSKYFPGQEGQMKLIYQGRLLQDPARTLRSLNITDNCVIHCHRSPPGPL
- the TMUB2 gene encoding transmembrane and ubiquitin-like domain-containing protein 2 isoform X1 gives rise to the protein MFPRVLKPRPQSPGPAPRFEGCGWFVTPSPGSTPRGLGEVGLGGRNWAAFRLGWTHGPLSSAAGIGPPKRGGFAVDPVSSQAMELSDVTLIEGVGNEVTVVAGVVVLILALVLAWLSTYVADSSSNQLLGTIVSSGDTSILHLGHVDHLVAGQGTPEPTELPHPSEGNDEKAEEAGEGGGDATGEPGAGGGVEPSLEHLLDIQGLPKRHAGPGSSGPEAPLRSEDSTCLPPSPSLINVRLKFLNDTEELAVARPEDTVGALKSKYFPGQEGQMKLIYQGRLLQDPARTLRSLNITDNCVIHCHRSPPGSAVPGPSASLAPSSATEPPSLGVSVGSLMVPVFVVLLGVVWYFRINYRQFFTAPATVSLVGVTVFFSFLVFGMYGR
- the TMUB2 gene encoding transmembrane and ubiquitin-like domain-containing protein 2 isoform X3, with translation MISHHLQNSRMSVDPVSSQAMELSDVTLIEGVGNEVTVVAGVVVLILALVLAWLSTYVADSSSNQLLGTIVSSGDTSILHLGHVDHLVAGQGTPEPTELPHPSEGNDEKAEEAGEGGGDATGEPGAGGGVEPSLEHLLDIQGLPKRHAGPGSSGPEAPLRSEDSTCLPPSPSLINVRLKFLNDTEELAVARPEDTVGALKSKYFPGQEGQMKLIYQGRLLQDPARTLRSLNITDNCVIHCHRSPPGSAVPGPSASLAPSSATEPPSLGVSVGSLMVPVFVVLLGVVWYFRINYRQFFTAPATVSLVGVTVFFSFLVFGMYGR
- the TMUB2 gene encoding transmembrane and ubiquitin-like domain-containing protein 2 isoform X5 produces the protein MELSDVTLIEGVGNEVTVVAGVVVLILALVLAWLSTYVADSSSNQLLGTIVSSGDTSILHLGHVDHLVAGQGTPEPTELPHPSEGNDEKAEEAGEGGGDATGEPGAGGGVEPSLEHLLDIQGLPKRHAGPGSSGPEAPLRSEDSTCLPPSPSLINVRLKFLNDTEELAVARPEDTVGALKSKYFPGQEGQMKLIYQGRLLQDPARTLRSLNITDNCVIHCHRSPPGSAVPGPSASLAPSSATEPPSLGVSVGSLMVPVFVVLLGVVWYFRINYRQFFTAPATVSLVGVTVFFSFLVFGMYGR
- the ATXN7L3 gene encoding ataxin-7-like protein 3 isoform X1; the encoded protein is MKMEEMSLSGLDNSKLEAIAQEIYADLVEDSCLGFCFEVHRAVKCGYFFLDDTDPDSMKDFEIVDQPGLDIFGQVFNQWKSKECVCPNCSRSIAASRFAPHLEKCLGMGRNSSRIANRRIANSNNMNKSESDQEDNDDINDNDWSYGSEKKAKKRKSDKLWYLPFQNPNSPRRSKSLKHKNGELSNSDPFKYNNSTGISYETLGPEELRSLLTTQCGVISEHTKKMCTRSLRCPQHTDEQRRAVRIYFLGPSAVLPEVESSLDNDSFDVTDSQALISRLQWDGSSDLSPSDSGSSKTSENQGWGLGTNSSESRKTKKKKSHLSLVGTASGLGSNKKKKPKPPAPPTPSIYDDIN
- the ATXN7L3 gene encoding ataxin-7-like protein 3 isoform X3 translates to MKDFEIVDQPGLDIFGQVFNQWKSKECVCPNCSRSIAASRFAPHLEKCLGMGRNSSRIANRRIANSNNMNKSESDQEDNDDINDNDWSYGSEKKAKKRKSDKLWYLPFQNPNSPRRSKSLKHKNGELSNSDPFKYNNSTGISYETLGPEELRSLLTTQCGVISEHTKKMCTRSLRCPQHTDEQRRAVRIYFLGPSAVLPEVESSLDNDSFDVTDSQALISRLQWDGSSDLSPSDSGSSKTSENQGWGLGTNSSESRKTKKKKSHLSLVGTASGLGSNKKKKPKPPAPPTPSIYDDIN
- the ATXN7L3 gene encoding ataxin-7-like protein 3 isoform X2, which translates into the protein MKMEEMSLSGLDNSKLEAIAQEIYADLVEDSCLGFCFEVHRAVKCGYFFLDDTDPDSMKDFEIVDQPGLDIFGQVFNQWKSKECVCPNCSRSIAASRFAPHLEKCLGMGRNSSRIANRRIANSNNMNKSESDQEDNDDINDNDWSYGSEKKAKKRKSDKNPNSPRRSKSLKHKNGELSNSDPFKYNNSTGISYETLGPEELRSLLTTQCGVISEHTKKMCTRSLRCPQHTDEQRRAVRIYFLGPSAVLPEVESSLDNDSFDVTDSQALISRLQWDGSSDLSPSDSGSSKTSENQGWGLGTNSSESRKTKKKKSHLSLVGTASGLGSNKKKKPKPPAPPTPSIYDDIN